From Caldilineales bacterium:
CGCCCAATTGTCGGTGGATGAGGTCAACGAGAGACTGGGACTGCACCTGCCCGAAGCCGACGAGTACGAGACCATCGCCGGTTTGATCTTGCAGATCCTGCGCCACATCCCCGTTCCCGGCGAAGAACTGAGTGTTTCTGGCTACAGGCTGCGCGTCTTGGAAGTCGAAGGGCCAAAGATAACCAGAATCGCCATCGAAGAGTAAGCCTTTCTCCTCCCCATCGTTCGCTGCGCGCCCCAAGAGCTGCCGCTGAAAGATGCCATCGATCTCGTCACCGCTAAAAGCGCCGGCCGTGCCGGTTGCCCGGCTGGGGTCGGCGGCGGCCTTCTTCAGCCGCCCCGCCCGCATCCTGGCCGGCTACCCGTCCGCCAACCTGCGCTACGACCTGGTGGCCGGGGTGACGGTGGGCGTCATCCTCCTGCCACAGGCGCTGGTGTTCTCGGTCATGGCCGGGCTGCCGCCGCAAATGGGGTTGTACTCGGCCATCGTGGCGAGCATCGTCGGCGCCTTGTGGGGTTCGTCCAACCACCTCCACACCGGCCCCACCAACACCTCCTCGCTGCTCATCTTTTCCACCGTCAGCGCCCTGGCGGCGGCCGGCTCGCCAGCCTACATGGCGGCGGCGGGCCTGCTCACGCTCATGACCGGCGTCATCCGGCTGGCGATGGGGGTGTTGCGCCTGGGGCTGATCGTCAACTTTGTCTCCGATTCGGTCGTCGTCGGCTTCACAGCCGGGGCCGGCCTCCTGATCGTCGTCAATCAACTGCGCAGCCTGTTGCGGCTGGACTTCCCCGACTCATCCAGCTTGACGGTCACGCTGCGCAATGTCATCCTGGGGCTGCCCCACAGCCATTGGCTCAGCCTGATCGTTGGGGGCGGAACCATCGCCTTCATCGTCGTTTTGCAGCGACTGCGGCCACGGCTGCCGGGGGCCATCCTGGCCATCACCCTGGCGACGGTGCTTTCGGCCGTGTTGAGCCTGGATGGGCTGGGGGTGCGCACCATCGGCGCGGTGGCAGGGGGGCTGCCGCCGCTGGCCCGGCTGCCTCTGTTCGATCTGAATCTGATCGGCGATCTCTCCTTCGGCGCCCTTGCCATCGCCGCCATCGGGCTGGTCGAGGCCAGTTCCATCGCCCGTTCCCTTGCCAGCCAGTCGGGCCAGCGGCTGGATAGCAACCAGGAGTTCGTCGGCCAGGGGCTGGCGAACATCGCCGCCGGCATTTTCTCCGGCTACGCCAGCTCAGGCTCGTTCAACCGCAGCTCGGCCAACTACCAGGCCGGGGCGCGCAGCCCGGTGTCGGCGGCTTCGGCGGGCGTGTTCGTCCTGCTGATCTCCACCCTGTTGGCGCCGCTCATGTCCAGCGTGCCGCGGCCGGCGCTGGCCGGGTTGCTCATCCTCAACGCCGTGACGATGATCGACCGCAAGCGCATGGCCCGCATCTGGCGGTCGGCCCGCGGCGAGGCGATGATCATGGCCGCCACCCTGATCACCACCCTGCTCCTGCCGCTGCAATTCGCCGTCCTGGCGGGCATCCTCACCTCGCTGGCCTACTACATCCTGCGCACCAGCACGCCGCAGGTGCTCAACGTCCTGCCCGACGCCCAGTTCCGCCATTTCGAGCCGCAGCCAAACCGGCGCCAGTGCCCGCAGTTGGCCGTGATCGAGATCCGCGGCGACCTCTACTTCGGGGCCGTCAACCATGTCGAGGAGCGCATCCTCAACAACCTCAAGGCCAATTCTGGCCAGCATTTTCTGCTGTTGCGGATGCACGGCGTGCAACAGATCGACATCAGCGGCATCCACATGATCGAAAGCCTGGTACGGACGTTTCGCGAACAGGGCGGCGATGTCTTCCTGGTCAAGGTGCGGCCGCCGGTGTTGGACTTGATGCGGGCCGCCAACTTCGACCGCATCCTCGGCGCCGACCATTTCCTGTCCGAAGACGAGGCCATCACCCACATCTTTCATCATGTGCTCGACCCGGCCATTTGCGTCTACGAGTGCCCGGTGCGCGCCTTCAAGGAATGCCAGAACCTGCCCAAACCCATGCCGCTGGAACTGCCGACGGTGGTCTCGCTGGCCCTGACCGCGGTGGAGACCGTGCCGGCGGCCGATCTTTACCGCGAGCTGCGCGGGGCCAACCCGCCGGTGGTGCTGGATGTGCGCGAGCCGCGCGAGTTCCGCCAGGGCCACATCCCCCAGGCCCGCAGCCTGCCCTTGCTCAAGCTGTTGCAGGAACCCCGGCTGGCGGTCGATCTGGCGCCGATCAAGGCCCCGGTGGTGCTGGTCTGTCGCACCGGCCGCCGCAGCCGCCGCGCCGCCGCCGCCTTGCAGTCGCTGGGCTACAGAAATATCCGTATCCTCGAGGGCGGCACGGTCGCCTGGGAAGCCGCCACCCTGCTGACGGCCATCGAGGACTTCGCTTCAGGAGGCGACGATGTCGGTTAGAAAACTCGCCCGCAACCTCGGCCTCGACCTGGTGCGCGTGACCGAGGCCACCGCCCTCCACGCCGGCCGCTGGATGGGCCTGGGCAATCGTATCGAGGCCGACCGGGCGGCCACCCAGGCCATGGTGCACGCCCTCAACGAGTTGGAGATCGACGGCCACATCGTCATCGGCGAGGAATCGAAGAGTGGGCTACACTCGCCGCTCGACAGCGGCAACCGCGTCGGCCAGGGCAACGGGCCGGAGATGGATCTGGTGGTGGATCCCATCGACGGCACCAAACTGCTGGTGCAGGGGCGGTCGGGGGCGCTGTCGGTGGTGGGAGGGGGGCCGCGCGGGGCGATGTGGTCGTGCGCGCCGGCGGCCTACATGGAGAAGATCGTCGTCGATCGCGAGGTGGGCAAGGCGCTGGTGCCAGAGTGTATGGAGGCCCCGCCCGCCTGGACGCTGGCCCTGATCGCCCGTCTGAAGAAGAAGGAAGTGCGCGACCTGTTGGTGTTCGTGCTCGACCGCCCGCGCCACGCCGAACTGATCGAGGAAATCCGGCTGGCCGGGGCGCGGGTGGCGCTGCACAGCGATGGCGACATTGCCGGCGCCATCCTGGCAGCCATGCCGGGCCGGGGGGTGGATGTCCTCATGGGTATCGGCGGCGTGGCCGAAGGGGTGACGGCAGCCTGCGCCGTGCGCGCCCTGGGCGGGGCCATGCTGGCCCGGCTGGCGCCGCAGAGCCGGGCCGAGAGCGAGGCCGTAGCCAATGCCGGGCTGGACACGCGCACCATTCTCAGTTGCGAAGAACTGGTGCGCACCAACGAGGTCTTCTTCGTCGCCACTGGCGTCACCGGCGGGGCCTTGTTGGACGGCGTCCACTACGAAGGCGGGCGGGCCGAGACGCATTCCCTGGTCTTGCGCGGGCAGACGGGCACCCTGCGCCTGATCCGGGCCGAGCACGTGCCCGATCATTGATCGCCAGCCCAACCCCCGAAGGTTCTGGGAACCTTTGGGGTTGGGGGGATGGGGGGATGGGGGGATGGGAACCAGCCCAATCGGT
This genomic window contains:
- a CDS encoding STAS domain-containing protein; translation: MPSISSPLKAPAVPVARLGSAAAFFSRPARILAGYPSANLRYDLVAGVTVGVILLPQALVFSVMAGLPPQMGLYSAIVASIVGALWGSSNHLHTGPTNTSSLLIFSTVSALAAAGSPAYMAAAGLLTLMTGVIRLAMGVLRLGLIVNFVSDSVVVGFTAGAGLLIVVNQLRSLLRLDFPDSSSLTVTLRNVILGLPHSHWLSLIVGGGTIAFIVVLQRLRPRLPGAILAITLATVLSAVLSLDGLGVRTIGAVAGGLPPLARLPLFDLNLIGDLSFGALAIAAIGLVEASSIARSLASQSGQRLDSNQEFVGQGLANIAAGIFSGYASSGSFNRSSANYQAGARSPVSAASAGVFVLLISTLLAPLMSSVPRPALAGLLILNAVTMIDRKRMARIWRSARGEAMIMAATLITTLLLPLQFAVLAGILTSLAYYILRTSTPQVLNVLPDAQFRHFEPQPNRRQCPQLAVIEIRGDLYFGAVNHVEERILNNLKANSGQHFLLLRMHGVQQIDISGIHMIESLVRTFREQGGDVFLVKVRPPVLDLMRAANFDRILGADHFLSEDEAITHIFHHVLDPAICVYECPVRAFKECQNLPKPMPLELPTVVSLALTAVETVPAADLYRELRGANPPVVLDVREPREFRQGHIPQARSLPLLKLLQEPRLAVDLAPIKAPVVLVCRTGRRSRRAAAALQSLGYRNIRILEGGTVAWEAATLLTAIEDFASGGDDVG
- the glpX gene encoding class II fructose-bisphosphatase; this translates as MSVRKLARNLGLDLVRVTEATALHAGRWMGLGNRIEADRAATQAMVHALNELEIDGHIVIGEESKSGLHSPLDSGNRVGQGNGPEMDLVVDPIDGTKLLVQGRSGALSVVGGGPRGAMWSCAPAAYMEKIVVDREVGKALVPECMEAPPAWTLALIARLKKKEVRDLLVFVLDRPRHAELIEEIRLAGARVALHSDGDIAGAILAAMPGRGVDVLMGIGGVAEGVTAACAVRALGGAMLARLAPQSRAESEAVANAGLDTRTILSCEELVRTNEVFFVATGVTGGALLDGVHYEGGRAETHSLVLRGQTGTLRLIRAEHVPDH